A genome region from Colwellia sp. Arc7-D includes the following:
- the serC gene encoding 3-phosphoserine/phosphohydroxythreonine transaminase, producing MSTVYNFCAGPAMLPVDVMKKAQNEFLNFAGTGSSVMELSHRSKEFITVADKAEADLRTLMSIPDNYKVLFCHGGGRGQFSAVALNLLGDNKCADYIVTGAWSKSAAEEASHYGNINVINVVDNSNGTQRVKASTEWPMSKDAAYVHYCPNETVDGIEIFDVPNTGDIPLIADMSSTILSREFDVSKFGLIYAGAQKNIGPSGLTLVIVRDDLLGNAHIDTPSIMNYQVLADNGSMYNTPPTYAWYLAGLVFDWLLAKGGVSAIADINQQKAQLLYQYIDQSSFYTNSIVSTNRSLMNIPFWLTDDSLSADFVKQAEAQGLTALKGHRMVGGMRASIYNAMPIEGVQALIDFMKKFAAEAK from the coding sequence ATGTCTACTGTTTACAATTTTTGCGCAGGCCCTGCAATGTTGCCTGTTGATGTGATGAAAAAAGCGCAAAATGAATTTTTAAATTTTGCCGGTACTGGTAGCTCCGTGATGGAATTGAGTCACCGAAGTAAAGAGTTTATTACGGTTGCGGATAAAGCCGAAGCCGACTTACGCACCTTAATGTCGATTCCAGACAATTATAAAGTATTATTTTGCCATGGGGGTGGACGCGGTCAGTTTTCTGCTGTGGCGTTAAACCTTCTAGGCGATAATAAATGTGCCGATTATATCGTAACGGGTGCTTGGTCTAAGTCAGCCGCTGAAGAGGCAAGCCATTATGGCAATATAAATGTTATCAATGTAGTGGATAATAGTAATGGCACTCAACGCGTAAAAGCCAGCACTGAATGGCCGATGAGTAAAGATGCTGCTTATGTACATTATTGCCCAAATGAAACCGTCGATGGAATCGAGATTTTTGACGTTCCTAACACCGGTGATATTCCATTAATAGCAGATATGTCATCAACTATTTTATCCCGTGAATTTGATGTGAGTAAGTTTGGTTTAATCTACGCAGGTGCGCAAAAAAATATTGGCCCTTCTGGTTTAACGCTAGTTATTGTGCGTGATGACTTGCTGGGTAATGCTCATATAGATACACCTTCTATTATGAATTACCAAGTATTGGCTGATAACGGATCAATGTATAACACTCCTCCAACGTATGCATGGTACTTAGCAGGGTTAGTTTTTGACTGGTTACTCGCTAAAGGTGGTGTTAGTGCCATAGCGGATATTAATCAACAAAAAGCACAGTTACTTTATCAATATATTGATCAAAGTTCTTTTTATACAAACTCCATTGTTTCCACAAATAGAAGTTTGATGAATATTCCTTTTTGGTTAACGGATGACAGTTTGTCTGCTGATTTTGTCAAGCAGGCTGAAGCACAAGGTTTAACTGCACTTAAAGGTCATCGTATGGTGGGCGGAATGCGTGCCAGTATTTATAACGCTATGCCAATAGAGGGCGTACAAGCGTTAATTGATTTTATGAAAAAATTTGCAGCAGAGGCTAAATAA
- the cmk gene encoding (d)CMP kinase, producing MQESIPVITIDGPSGAGKGTVARIVAEQLGWHLLDSGAIYRVLAVAAQHHNISVEDEESLLPVAAHLDVQFQISTVGEGSVILEGEDVSNAIRTEEIGALASKVAAFPRVREALLRRQRAFKVTPGLVADGRDMGTVVFADAPVKVFLTASAEERAQRRFNQLKGKGFDVKIGRLLDDIRLRDERDQNRKVAPLVPAEGALIVDSTELSIEEVVGKILSFSNEKLM from the coding sequence ATGCAGGAAAGCATTCCAGTCATCACTATAGATGGTCCTAGTGGTGCCGGTAAAGGAACAGTAGCCCGTATTGTTGCAGAACAACTCGGTTGGCACTTATTGGATAGTGGCGCAATTTATCGCGTTTTAGCTGTTGCAGCCCAACACCACAATATTAGTGTTGAAGATGAAGAGTCATTGTTGCCAGTAGCAGCACACCTTGATGTTCAGTTTCAAATATCTACTGTAGGTGAAGGTAGCGTTATTTTAGAAGGCGAAGATGTTTCAAACGCCATACGCACAGAAGAAATTGGTGCGCTAGCATCAAAAGTAGCCGCGTTTCCACGTGTTCGAGAAGCATTATTGAGACGCCAACGTGCTTTCAAGGTTACACCTGGCTTAGTTGCCGATGGTCGTGACATGGGTACCGTTGTATTTGCTGATGCACCCGTTAAAGTTTTTCTAACGGCCAGTGCAGAAGAAAGAGCACAAAGAAGATTTAATCAGTTGAAAGGCAAGGGCTTTGATGTTAAAATCGGGCGCCTTTTGGATGACATACGTCTAAGAGATGAGCGAGATCAAAACCGCAAGGTGGCGCCGCTTGTCCCTGCAGAAGGTGCATTAATTGTTGATTCTACTGAACTTTCTATTGAAGAAGTGGTTGGTAAAATCCTTTCATTTAGTAATGAAAAATTAATGTAA
- the aroA gene encoding 3-phosphoshikimate 1-carboxyvinyltransferase, with the protein MEQLTLDPIDKINGEIFLPGSKSLSNRALLIAALAKGETKITNLLVSDDINYMLAALKTLGVQFTLSECGTECTVIGNNGFFNTSESLELYLGNAGTAMRPLCAALAASKGDFVLTGEPRMKERPIGHLVDALAQLNADIEYMENKDYPPVKIKGKELTGSTVSIDGSISSQFLTAILMVSPLLKTDTNIEIEGELVSKPYIDITLDIMARFGVTVENNDYQSFTVKGNQSYQAVDKYMVEGDASSASYFLAAGAIKGGEITVHGVGKLSVQGDKHFADVLEKMGAEVIWNDESITVIGKPLTAVDMDMNHIPDAAMTIATTALFATGTTTIRNIYNWRVKETDRLTAMATELRKVGAEVVEGEDYISITPPAVLKHAEIDTYNDHRVAMCFSLVALSDTPVTINDPKCTAKTFPDYFEKLSTVSF; encoded by the coding sequence ATGGAACAACTAACACTAGATCCGATTGATAAAATTAATGGTGAAATATTCTTACCAGGTTCAAAGAGCCTATCTAATCGTGCATTGTTAATAGCAGCGCTTGCTAAGGGTGAAACTAAAATCACCAACTTGTTAGTCAGTGACGACATTAACTATATGTTAGCGGCACTAAAAACTTTAGGTGTTCAATTTACCTTAAGTGAATGTGGTACAGAGTGCACCGTTATCGGTAATAATGGCTTTTTTAATACTAGCGAGTCACTGGAGTTATATCTTGGTAATGCGGGCACCGCTATGCGTCCACTATGTGCTGCACTTGCCGCAAGCAAAGGTGACTTTGTATTAACTGGCGAGCCAAGAATGAAAGAAAGACCTATTGGTCATTTAGTCGATGCATTAGCCCAACTCAATGCAGATATTGAATACATGGAAAACAAAGATTACCCGCCAGTAAAAATTAAAGGTAAAGAGCTAACTGGCAGTACTGTCAGCATTGATGGTTCAATTTCAAGTCAGTTTTTAACCGCTATTTTGATGGTGTCTCCATTACTCAAAACTGATACTAACATAGAGATTGAAGGTGAATTAGTTTCTAAGCCTTATATTGATATTACGTTAGATATTATGGCTAGATTTGGTGTCACAGTAGAAAATAACGATTATCAATCTTTTACTGTCAAAGGCAATCAGTCTTATCAAGCGGTTGATAAATATATGGTAGAGGGTGATGCATCGTCTGCATCATACTTCTTAGCTGCTGGTGCAATTAAAGGTGGAGAAATCACGGTTCACGGTGTTGGTAAGTTAAGTGTACAGGGTGATAAGCACTTTGCTGATGTACTTGAGAAAATGGGCGCAGAAGTTATTTGGAATGACGAGTCTATTACGGTAATTGGTAAGCCACTTACCGCTGTTGATATGGATATGAACCATATTCCAGATGCTGCTATGACTATTGCAACAACGGCGCTTTTTGCTACTGGCACAACCACCATTCGAAATATCTACAATTGGCGAGTGAAAGAAACAGACCGTTTAACGGCTATGGCAACAGAGTTAAGAAAAGTCGGGGCTGAAGTTGTTGAGGGCGAAGATTATATTTCAATAACCCCACCAGCAGTTTTGAAACATGCAGAAATTGATACTTATAATGATCACCGAGTGGCTATGTGTTTTTCACTTGTTGCATTAAGCGACACACCGGTAACCATTAATGATCCAAAATGTACGGCTAAAACATTTCCTGACTATTTTGAAAAGTTATCGACGGTTTCATTTTAA